TAACTTCAAACAATTAGTTGAATCAACTCTCGATAAGCATAAAAGTGCATGTAAACTGACAAAAGAACTGATCGGGTATAAATGAAAAGAGAAACGAAACTTTGAGTTTTACCGTTCTTAGCTAGCTCGAAGAACACGTGAATAGCACGTTTTTCGGAGGCACGATCAGCTTCAATTGAAGAGAAAGTAGGCTCGAGAATGTCGACCTGCGTACGGATCTCAGGAGAAGAGAGTTAGCGATCGTCTTCGAAATCTACGTCTAGCTTTCTCTTCAACCTTCTTCTACTCCACGAAGATTGTTTGCTCAGCGTGTGGGAGAGTGTGACACAATGTAATGAGTGTGTGTAGTGTGTGTGCGGGGTAGTTTAGGGACATAAATATTAGGAACTGCTCCATGTGCGTTGAAAACAAAGTGACTGGCGTTTTGGGTTTTTATGGCGTTTTCGGAAAAAATGGTTTGAACATTTTGCTGTCTCCCGCCTTTATCTCCCTTAAGAGTCTTTTAACGGGCCAAGAATGGCCCAGAATACACAAACCCAAACCACCTCATTTGGGCTGGTTAAGCCTATGGGCCATAGAGTTTTGACATCTTTGAGGGAATTGTACAGATAGCCGATTTCCGGACTTCCATTTAAGGCATAGCCGAAGTCAACTTCAGACGCGTGAGTCtgaattttaaaaaagaaattttaTCAAATGTTGATACCTTATATATTATAAATAAATACCCTTTTAAAAAATTATCTCTTATAACTACTATCTTTTAATTTTTATAACAAAATATCTATTTATGATCAATTTCTACCTTTAAGCCATTAAATTTATTGTGTATTATTTTTCTCTCCCTCTCTCCTCCTTTCTCTttcctctttcttctcttttcccCCTTATTTTTTCCTCCCCGGCTTTTAGAGACCCTAGCAGGGGCTATGTTCCGCCAACAACAGATCCGGTCGGCGATCACTTCCCCCCTTCCTTGTTGTGTCACCCCTACCCCCACCCCCCTCCAGCCGGCGATACCTTATTCTTTTTCTGAAGTGATGATTACATTAGAAAACCATTTGGTTTCCAAACGTGACGATCTAAAATAGTTGAAGTTGAAAAACTCTAAGATTCAACATCTTCCATGCCATTTTGAATGGAAAGTAGAGAAGTAATTTTTTTGCTTAACTACTTGTTATTCAAAATTCACGGTCCAACTAATTCAAATTCATTCTACGAGATTATAAGAAGAAGATTTCGACAAGGTGGAGGAATGCGAAAATAAAAcggcaaaagaaaaaaaagagtagCTGCTTTGTCTTGAAGATTCTGTTACTTTTTTCTTCATTGTATTCACCGTCTCGCTGTATTCCATgaatgtattcatatgtttttgAAATTATCTAATTTATGTATTCaaatgtatatatgtattcaaATGTATCTGCAGTATGCACTCATATGTTTTTGCACTATAGATGACCTGCTATACTTCATGTATTCAATGTATTGTTATGTATTTAACTGTATTCAATGTAATTATATAATTTCAATATATAAATCTATTTGTAAAGATaccactaaaaaatattttagtaAAGATACCACTAAAAGAAGAAATGATGGATTGAATCTCTAAAGATTGCTCTTTTTTGGGGTGTTTTTCGGTTGAGAATCTTTTCTATAAttgaaaattcaattttttttgtgttataattgagtttgttgagttatattaggagtctatTGCGTTAATTGATTCACTTACCGTTTTTAAACATATGAAGACTTTTTTTCGCAAATTCCGTTACTGTAGTTACGAATACAGCTCGCAAATACAGTCGAATACATTATATGCTTAGCTGGACTCCCCTTGTTTTCTGCCGAGTTTTgctactatattcatgaatatagtagcAAAAATACATTGAATACAATCTATAACAACTGAAAacatagctataggaagtaatttagTAAATGGTAGCTATAACAAATTAATAATCACTAATATAGGATTTAACTATGTCCTAACTCTTTCCCTTGTTTTCTCATCAGTTGGAGTAAGGAAAATTTACAAGAAAAAATATGTTTTTCTTCAacaaattttctattttttcccCAAGAATTTCAAACATCCCACGAAATAAGAACAATCAACAAGATAATCGGAGCAGAATTGGATATACGAAGGAGATTATCTGGTACAATATTCTTACATATGGTATATATCAGCCAAACATTGCTATTATTTCCAACACAGGTCAGTAAGCAGGAAGACCAGACCCAGTCTTCCAATTATACAGGTAAATCACATTCTTTACAGCCCAGAATGAAACAAAGATAGCTAAAAGCATCACCAACCTCTGGATATTCCTACTCTTCACATGGACAAGAACATGAGTGATAAAGGCCAACAACAGCCCGAAAATCGTGTACAAGAACCCGACTGTAAACCCCTCGCCCCCTAACTCTAACTGCATCCCAAATCCTTTATAAAAGAAAACCAACTTTTTAGGATCATCTCTATCCACCACAGCAATTGgtattttattgattatgttGTACATTGTCCCTGAAACACTgaagaagtacaggaaaactgaCCCCGCCATCCATATATGCTTGTTATGTAAAATGGTGTTTCCAGCAACAGTCTTTTTCACTAGAAATGGAGTCAAGATTAGCCCCAAAGCGATGATAATTATCTTTTGTTTCTTGGAAATGAAACCTGGCCGTTGTATGGGACCAACAGTGAGCTTAGTTTTAGCCTCGACGAATTCTGCCATCGATTCAGCATGCCCAGAGAAATCTGAAGACTTCATTCGAATAGAATCCCTTTTGAAATCAGTAGCTAAAGGGGGGACTAAACATATATAGGGGAGAGACTTGACTCCAAATAGAGCAAAAGAAGCTTGTGATTCTTGAAACACAATGTCAAAGAAAAACAGTTTCTTGTTATGTGGATTGTTTGTGTGGAATGAGGAGGAGAGAATCAAGAACTCTTTTTTACGACTTGGAAGTGAAATCTCTGGCTCTGAATGTAGCTTCTGTGAATCGAAGAATATAAGGAAAGAAAATGGCCTAGGGACAGGTATCGATAAAATTCGTCTAAGTAGTTTGTTAGAAAGGTGAATAATACCGGTGGGAGATTTAGAACGAAGGATGATCAATTCAGAAACTAAATCATCTGAAGTTAAGGGATGATTTTCGGGTACGAGTAAAAGgaaagtgaagaaaaatgatgTTGTGTTGTATGAGATAGCCATTGTAACTGTTAATTCTGAATGTTCTGTTTCATACAATCACCAGAACTTTTGTACTGTTGATTGCTAAACATTTTGCCCATACTTAGACTCCACATGGTGTGTTCCTAATTAAATTTGTCTATTTTAGGATTATGAATTCAATATTTAGCATTTAATTCTGGATTTACTACTACctatttattatattaaaaaaTGATCCTATTTATCTGGACTTTTAGCAGCAAATCTCCATCTACACCTAAATTATGATGTTAATGACAGTCTTTGCACTATTGAATTTTACGTGAGGCTGAAGAATCTTTTAAATGCAGATTATGTCTCCTTGAAAAGCTAATAAATAGATTGTTTTTGTTTAAATTCCTACCCGATGTCCGGTAGCCTATTTGGGTTCTCACTAATCTAGATTTGCACTTCGAAGTACTACTTTGAGGGTAAAACGCTTTTTACCGACGACAGCTCTATATCCAAGGCTCGAACCCGAACCACTAATTAAGGATAAGGATTATTTACTACACTATGATAATCTTTGGTTGTTAGTTAATAAATAGATAGAAAAGCTAAGTTACCCTCTTAAAAGTAAATGCTTCTTTGGTAGAAGAGAAAACAAATCTTAATAGATAGATTTTATTGTTTAAATTCCTATCCAATGTCCGGTAGCCTATATGGGTTCTAGCTAAGAAAAATCACTTGGGGGTAGAGCGTTCCCTACCAAAGACTACTCCGTATTCAGGGTTCGGACTTGAACCTCTGATTAAGGACGAAAAAGTATTTACCACGTCACGATAATCTTTGGCGGTTAGTTAATAATTAGATAGAAAAGCTAGGTTACTCTATTAAAAGTAAATGCTTCTTTGTATTTCCTTTGGTCCATTTCATTCCTTTCGATGCAAGGCAAAGTAGACAGAAAGATGAACTATAATCCTTTTAATGTTAGACCAGCCACCATAAAATTAGTAAAGGATATTGAAGGGAGTTTGATAAATATTTGAGAAGCTATATTATGTAACTTTTATAGCTGAAAGTTTGTCAAAAGTTTTTAATGTAAAAGTTAGGCGCACAAACAAACATGTGCTTGATATTACACTAATAGGCGCGAACACATTCAGGAGTCGTTTGGTACAAAGACAAGTTATGGAAAGTGTGTTTGCAATCAGGCAAAAATCCTAGCAATTTCACCATTTTCAAGAATACTCAAACAAACTGAACACTCAATCGGATTAGTAATTGCCTCATCCGTGTCATGGTCATCACTTTGCTTGTAAACAAATATTGGGAGTGAAGCTATAATAGATGGATCAAGTCCACTTATTAGCTACCACTCAGCAATAATACATTATTTCACTTTGCTTTTTAATCTTAGGAAGACTCATGATCCCCGCCTTGTCAACATAATAACGTGCACGACCAGCAGCTAAGTGGGCATAATAAGCTGGTGCCACTGCATATAAGAGATGTAATTAGTTAAAGAATAAAAACACCTGAATATAACTCGAAAGAGAGACAAGATATTTATAAACAACAATCTAGGCGCAAAACTAACCGATGGCAAGCGATGATGTGCACCTTGCATCCCTGAGATGAACGGAAGTTGATTACAAGATATTCAAGCATACAAGGAAATTAAGTTCAAGATATTACCTGTAACACAAGTTGTATGTTAAATCCTGAATGGTTTCTGCATCGAATCCATTATCATCGCATAAGACGTGGTAATGCGCGGGATGACTAGTACCCTGATTTATTAATAGTAGACATCAGCGTATGAAGGAGCATACAACTGGTAATGAACTAAAATAACAACTTTACCTCCATGGAACCATGGCTGCACAGATAAAAATCAAACTCCATAGGGTGGCAAATCTTGGTATCTACTACGGTacctatttttaaaaaatagtaGCAGTCATATGattaattattcattaaagtacTCATACAAATACAATTTCATATGCTTCTATTACCAGATACTAAGAACAAAATTATGAAACCTGGCAAAATGTTTCCACTCTTGGGTATCAACTTGTCATCAGCCGGAAAAAGACGTGTCTGGTGTCTTTTCTGTACTACCACAAAGGTAAGTCGGGGCTTATACGTTTCGCCGAGTGATTTACATGCCTAAAAAAAAGGTGAGCTTTGCATGTAAAAAATATGTATAAAGATGAGTTGATTCATCAAAATCAAAAACTGGCGACAGATCCCAAGACAATAGACAGGAATTTATACCATGCGAATAGCAGCTACTTCTTTTTCCAAAACCTCACTGAACTGACTTTCTCCCACTCCATCTCTGTCATTCACGGCAAAGTTTGACTGGATCATAACTTTGAAAAGGGAGACAAAATCACGAATCAACAGGAAAAAAGACTTACCTATAGAAGATTATTCTTTGAGGACATATCCCTGTAGACTCTTTAAAAGCAAGTAGCAATTCCCTGGGAAAAACAATTAATTTCTAAGACAAGAACTATGGTATGGAAAACACAATGTAACATTATAACCAGGGACTTTGTACCTAATCATTCCAGCACCAACAGTCTTTCCATCATTTGTGTCTTCTTTGTACAGGTCCATAATGATCTCTTGCCTACTGCTCTGTGCAGAAACCACACTCCTATATTTAGTAAGCTCTGGCCAATCCATAGACGCGACCACctataaaagaaaatattatacTATTAGTTCCGCGGGAAGAGCATAAGCAACAATAGTAAAACAATTTATAATTAACAGATGTTAAGTAATAGACTTCACATACTGCAGCTATGGATGGACTACAAACATCTCCTGGTGAAGGATGTGACACATCAGAACCAAAGACAATAGTTGGGACAGCAGTGAGAGCCAGTATTGCGTGCTGCAATACGAAGTTTCTTCCACCTACCTGAAGTAAATTGCACATCAGAATTTGGTAAAGGACTGACAGAATGTCTTTTAAAAACGCACAGCTTAATTAGCAAACCTTGACGTTTATCTTCAGTGCTAAGTACTCAAGGTACCGCTCAATAAACTCTGTATCTTTGGAAAATGCTTTCTTTGACTGACAGCATTGGGAAACAAGACCAAGTCTAGTTTCACATATAGTTTTGATCTCTCCTGAAAAGATAAAGATGTCATTCGAAGCGAAATCACCATTAAACCACATAACTTCAATCTTTATCGTGAATGTTCCTATTCCTTATCAGTAATTCGAACAATCTTTATCACTGACCATAATATCCTGAATCCTTTGGTAGAATCACAATTAAAAGCTGAAGAGGTGTCTTCCCAGACTCTTCAACGATACCGACCAGAGTTTCCTCTATTTGACCAGCATCAGCTGAGCGAATAGGAACCAAAGGATCCTTGTTGAACTTCTACAACCAAATACAACAAGACTAAGAATGTGACATGATAAGCACAAGCAAATACTTACAAATTATGAAAGTGACATATTGCCTTACCATTCCTAAACAGCGACACATTCTAATCAGTGATTTGCAGAACTCCTCTGGCTGTGACGATAACTTAGTCCTTGAGAAGCTGACACATGTCCAGGATGTTACGCTGCCACCATCGATCATTttctagaaaaaaaaaatcacagaTCGAGACCTAAATACTAGCAGTAAAATAATGTCACTGATTAAAAAAAAAGGTAAAGAACATTAATAACCAATATGACAGATTTCGACAAAATGGCAAGAGATGCATATGAAACTCAGTTCGTGTTCTTTATGACTTCTGAGTAAACCCACTTTACATGCacgaaatgataaatagtataaCTAATATCAA
The DNA window shown above is from Nicotiana tomentosiformis chromosome 8, ASM39032v3, whole genome shotgun sequence and carries:
- the LOC104100068 gene encoding probable dolichyl-diphosphooligosaccharide--protein glycosyltransferase subunit 3B — encoded protein: MAISYNTTSFFFTFLLLVPENHPLTSDDLVSELIILRSKSPTGIIHLSNKLLRRILSIPVPRPFSFLIFFDSQKLHSEPEISLPSRKKEFLILSSSFHTNNPHNKKLFFFDIVFQESQASFALFGVKSLPYICLVPPLATDFKRDSIRMKSSDFSGHAESMAEFVEAKTKLTVGPIQRPGFISKKQKIIIIALGLILTPFLVKKTVAGNTILHNKHIWMAGSVFLYFFSVSGTMYNIINKIPIAVVDRDDPKKLVFFYKGFGMQLELGGEGFTVGFLYTIFGLLLAFITHVLVHVKSRNIQRLVMLLAIFVSFWAVKNVIYLYNWKTGSGLPAY